The following proteins come from a genomic window of Crassostrea angulata isolate pt1a10 chromosome 1, ASM2561291v2, whole genome shotgun sequence:
- the LOC128191000 gene encoding isoamyl acetate-hydrolyzing esterase 1 homolog → MSAGVTPARSLWKKVLLVGDSLTQFGFSKDGSYAALLADHLQRKCDVITRGFSGYNTRWCRVILPDILKEFDPEDIAFATIFLGANDSNLPENTVQHVPLPRYKQDLKDMVEMMMDFGIPKDKIVLIAPPACDEKAWKKFCLDNDKVFTKCNLTAGKYADACLDAARECGTKSVDFYGSIMKLENWQETLSDGLHLSMVGSHLLFDLLKPVVDQLTSELPMIYPDWKDVDVDNLENSLKP, encoded by the exons ATGTCCGCCGGTGTAACTCCCGCCAGGTCCCTATGGAAAAAGGTCCTCCTTGTCGGAGACTCTCTCACACAG tTTGGATTTTCAAAGGATGGTTCGTATGCAGCGCTTTTAGCCGATCACTTGCAAAG AAAATGTGACGTCATAACTCGCGGCTTTTCAGGTTACAATACAAGATGGTGTAGGGTTATATTACCcgatattttaaaagaattcgaCCCAGAAGATATTGCATTTGCTACCATATTTCTTGGAGCCAACGATTCTAACTTACCAGAGAACACAGTTCAACACGTCCCACTGCCTCGATACAAACAGGATTTAAAGGATATGGTTGAAATGATGATG GATTTTGGTATTCCAAAGgacaaaattgttttgataGCTCCACCTGCCTGTGATGAAAAGGCTTGGAAGAAATTTTGCTTAGATAACG ATAAGgtctttacaaaatgcaaccttacCGCGGGGAAGTATGCAGATGCCTGTTTAGATGCGGCGAGAGAATGCGGCACCAAGTCTGTAGATTTCTACGGCAGCATCATGAAGCTTGAA AATTGGCAGGAGACATTGTCTGACGGCCTTCACCTTTCAATGGTAGGATCGCACCTGCTCTTCGACCTGTTGAAGCCAGTCGTGGACCAGCTAACCTCTGAGCTTCCCATGATTTATCCGGACTGGAAAGATGTGGATGTTGACAACCTGGAAAACAGTCTAAAACCTTGA